The following proteins are co-located in the Maridesulfovibrio sp. genome:
- a CDS encoding MotA/TolQ/ExbB proton channel family protein, translated as MDIATLIGIVGGFGLIVATIVMGGNAAGFIDPPSIVVVFGGTFASCFIMFPMSVVLKAFKIALKGFFAKSEDPKIMIDQIVALAETARKESLVALEKVSIDDEYLKKGVILVADGTDGDLVRAIMEFEIDAMKKRHFQGQAVMKGMGAMAPAFGMIGTLIGLVQMLSNLSDPDAIGPAMAVALLTTLYGSVLANVIFLPLAKKLEERSIEEASYMEIMVEGVVSIQKGEHPSIVKEKLQAFLAPTLRDASA; from the coding sequence ATGGATATTGCAACTTTAATAGGAATTGTAGGCGGTTTCGGTCTAATCGTGGCAACCATTGTCATGGGTGGTAACGCTGCCGGTTTTATAGACCCACCATCAATCGTCGTTGTTTTCGGGGGAACATTTGCCTCCTGCTTTATCATGTTTCCCATGAGCGTAGTACTTAAAGCGTTTAAAATCGCTTTAAAGGGTTTCTTTGCAAAATCCGAAGACCCTAAAATCATGATCGACCAGATCGTAGCCCTCGCTGAAACAGCACGTAAAGAAAGCCTTGTAGCACTTGAAAAAGTTTCCATAGATGATGAATACCTGAAAAAAGGCGTCATTCTTGTTGCTGACGGAACAGATGGAGACCTCGTCCGGGCGATCATGGAATTTGAAATTGACGCCATGAAGAAACGACATTTTCAAGGACAGGCTGTCATGAAAGGAATGGGTGCCATGGCCCCGGCCTTTGGAATGATCGGTACGCTGATCGGTCTGGTACAGATGCTTTCAAACCTCAGTGATCCCGATGCCATCGGTCCTGCAATGGCGGTTGCCTTGCTGACAACACTTTACGGTTCCGTTCTGGCCAACGTCATTTTCCTGCCCTTGGCCAAAAAGCTTGAAGAACGTTCCATCGAAGAAGCCTCATACATGGAAATCATGGTTGAAGGTGTTGTCTCCATCCAAAAAGGAGAACACCCCTCCATCGTAAAAGAAAAACTGCAGGCCTTCCTTGCCCCGACCCTGCGAGATGCTTCGGCATAA
- a CDS encoding ATP-binding protein — MSDNKHGAFMHRFVLEAIPTPEESREVARKAIIILKDFVADENLLHDMDLVLTEGCSNVARHAYDKIEECNKLELTIKVHPGEYIIFEIADWGKGLCSKSIDFSMPSPEAVGGRGMFIMSELMDSFELIKKNGKNIIKLTRKLKEDQWRKK, encoded by the coding sequence ATGTCTGATAATAAACATGGAGCATTCATGCATCGCTTTGTGCTGGAAGCAATTCCGACCCCTGAAGAAAGCAGGGAAGTAGCCCGCAAGGCAATTATCATTCTTAAGGATTTTGTTGCGGATGAAAACCTTCTCCACGACATGGATCTTGTCCTGACAGAAGGTTGCTCCAATGTGGCCCGGCACGCCTATGACAAAATCGAAGAATGCAACAAGCTTGAGCTAACCATCAAAGTACATCCCGGTGAGTATATCATCTTTGAGATTGCAGACTGGGGCAAAGGACTCTGTTCAAAGTCGATCGATTTTTCCATGCCCTCCCCCGAAGCAGTGGGCGGCAGGGGAATGTTCATCATGTCTGAGCTAATGGACTCCTTTGAATTAATTAAAAAAAACGGTAAAAACATAATAAAGCTGACCCGCAAATTAAAGGAAGATCAATGGCGGAAGAAGTAA
- a CDS encoding FapA family protein, with translation MPCLKHYFDPDFDYTDLKPVEKNDGSVDYYNMGYVQSVIVGQVLAQWEEPGEDGKCPLGQRHYPEKKFPRGPNTKINPENTDQLIATRNGYVFYNEEGLITVKELLNVRGDVSLSTGNIFFVGDMVVHGSIKSGLDVKANNINVKGVIEQANVHAAGFLKCDGGIKGNTKGLVESKETLRTTFCENATLVSSGNIIIDKNCMHTTVYCEGKFAAKGRFAGGRCYSDQIVFIGEQLGGGLSAASQIIVGYNPLLLLQIDKISTQISVLESEVKDLQKIMSNGASTTAEFTGKIEKCEMKIRFLKNKKKQLWSKIQQAEKLESCRIMVQGIVKSGVEISIGPAYMQVNEPLENVYFYYENNEIKVGSPALKK, from the coding sequence ATGCCCTGCCTCAAGCACTATTTTGATCCAGATTTCGATTACACAGACCTGAAACCGGTAGAAAAAAACGACGGCAGCGTAGATTATTATAATATGGGCTACGTGCAGAGCGTTATTGTCGGTCAGGTTCTTGCCCAATGGGAAGAGCCCGGCGAAGACGGGAAATGCCCTCTGGGACAACGTCATTACCCGGAAAAGAAATTCCCGCGCGGCCCAAACACCAAGATCAATCCCGAAAACACCGACCAGCTGATTGCCACCCGTAACGGTTATGTCTTTTACAATGAAGAAGGCTTGATTACTGTAAAGGAATTGCTCAACGTACGCGGTGATGTAAGCCTTTCCACCGGGAACATATTTTTTGTCGGCGATATGGTTGTTCACGGTTCGATCAAATCCGGTTTGGATGTAAAAGCCAACAACATCAATGTCAAAGGCGTGATTGAACAGGCCAATGTGCATGCTGCAGGATTCCTCAAATGTGATGGGGGGATAAAAGGCAACACTAAAGGGCTGGTCGAATCAAAAGAAACACTACGCACAACCTTCTGCGAGAATGCAACACTTGTAAGCAGCGGAAATATTATCATTGATAAAAACTGCATGCATACTACAGTGTATTGCGAAGGCAAATTCGCGGCCAAAGGACGTTTTGCCGGCGGCAGATGTTACAGCGACCAAATAGTTTTCATTGGAGAACAGTTAGGTGGCGGCCTAAGTGCTGCTTCACAAATTATAGTGGGCTACAACCCGTTGCTGCTTCTCCAGATCGACAAAATTTCTACTCAGATTTCTGTATTGGAAAGTGAAGTGAAAGACCTGCAGAAAATCATGAGTAATGGAGCCTCGACAACTGCTGAATTCACAGGAAAAATTGAAAAATGCGAAATGAAAATTCGCTTTTTGAAAAACAAAAAAAAGCAGCTGTGGAGCAAAATCCAGCAGGCAGAAAAGCTGGAAAGTTGTAGAATTATGGTTCAGGGCATTGTAAAATCAGGAGTGGAGATCAGTATCGGTCCCGCTTACATGCAGGTAAATGAACCTCTGGAAAATGTTTATTTCTACTATGAAAACAACGAAATAAAAGTGGGCTCTCCCGCATTAAAGAAATAG
- a CDS encoding OmpA family protein: MAKVVIIKPKNNDPPPEEGLPPWMATFADMVTLLLCFFVLLLSFANNDLDKFKELLGSIKDAFGVQMERKEEDNLALTPSDLKRKEVKMDSNDKRLLGLVLRIKALLDEEDATRKSSGVKADQDGVLVNTDSASLFEPGSATLKPEAHKVLDKVISILKDHNYNLVVRGHTDNTEIHSKKFPTNWELSSARAASALRYIVEQGGIAPKRLKAVGYADTQPLVKNDSPANMRKNRRLEFFYHKPARDSW, translated from the coding sequence ATGGCCAAAGTAGTTATCATAAAACCAAAGAATAATGATCCGCCACCGGAAGAAGGTCTTCCGCCGTGGATGGCAACATTCGCGGATATGGTAACCCTTCTGCTCTGCTTTTTTGTCCTCCTGCTTTCTTTTGCGAACAATGACCTTGATAAATTCAAGGAACTGCTCGGTTCGATCAAAGATGCCTTCGGGGTACAGATGGAACGCAAGGAAGAAGATAATCTTGCCCTGACACCGTCAGACCTGAAACGCAAAGAAGTCAAAATGGACAGCAACGATAAGCGCTTGCTGGGTCTGGTTTTGCGTATCAAGGCCCTATTGGATGAAGAAGATGCTACCCGCAAATCCTCCGGGGTGAAAGCTGATCAGGATGGTGTTCTGGTCAATACAGATTCGGCTTCTCTTTTTGAGCCGGGATCGGCAACCCTCAAGCCGGAAGCGCATAAGGTTTTGGACAAGGTGATCAGTATCCTGAAAGACCACAACTATAACCTTGTGGTCCGGGGGCATACGGACAATACCGAAATCCATTCCAAAAAATTCCCCACTAACTGGGAGCTTTCGTCAGCAAGAGCCGCAAGTGCATTGCGCTATATCGTTGAACAAGGCGGGATAGCCCCAAAACGGCTCAAAGCCGTTGGCTATGCTGATACGCAGCCGCTGGTAAAAAACGACTCACCAGCAAATATGCGCAAAAACAGGAGACTTGAATTCTTCTACCATAAACCGGCCCGTGACTCGTGGTAG
- the dtd gene encoding D-aminoacyl-tRNA deacylase translates to MKLVIQRTSGGKVEVEGKTVGEIGPGIMVLAGFGNDDTEQLPESKVWKTLIDKMLGLRIFEDEEGRMNLSLEDIKGDVLLVSQFTLYASCKKGRRPSFTGAAAPQLASDLFDRLVADVARKAPAKVATGQFGAMMNVDFVNWGPVTIILDSEDFI, encoded by the coding sequence ATGAAACTGGTCATTCAAAGAACAAGCGGCGGAAAAGTCGAAGTAGAAGGTAAAACCGTGGGTGAAATCGGGCCCGGCATCATGGTGCTGGCCGGATTCGGCAATGATGACACGGAACAACTGCCTGAATCCAAGGTCTGGAAAACGCTGATCGATAAGATGCTCGGCCTTAGGATATTTGAAGACGAAGAAGGCCGCATGAATCTTTCCCTTGAGGATATTAAGGGCGACGTTCTTCTGGTTTCCCAGTTCACCCTTTACGCATCCTGCAAAAAAGGACGCAGGCCTTCATTTACCGGAGCTGCCGCTCCACAGCTTGCAAGTGATCTTTTTGACCGTCTGGTTGCGGATGTTGCCCGGAAGGCTCCTGCAAAAGTTGCCACCGGACAGTTCGGAGCTATGATGAATGTTGATTTCGTCAACTGGGGCCCGGTCACTATTATTCTGGATTCTGAGGATTTTATCTAA
- a CDS encoding STAS domain-containing protein — MAEEVIKIQDGILTLKCGKEVTIETIYEFKEQVERQSESSEVEAIIADLSEARFLDSSGIGFLVSLNSRLKSNNKNMYLLRPSEQICKTLELVRLISFFTIIEDEREIP, encoded by the coding sequence ATGGCGGAAGAAGTAATAAAAATCCAAGATGGTATTTTGACCTTAAAATGTGGAAAAGAGGTCACTATTGAAACCATCTATGAATTCAAGGAACAGGTTGAACGGCAAAGTGAGTCTTCTGAAGTTGAAGCTATTATTGCCGACCTTTCTGAAGCACGCTTTCTTGACAGTTCAGGGATAGGCTTCCTTGTTTCGCTGAATTCAAGACTTAAAAGCAACAACAAGAATATGTATCTTCTGCGCCCCAGTGAACAGATCTGCAAAACCCTTGAACTTGTAAGACTGATTTCCTTTTTTACTATCATTGAAGACGAAAGGGAAATTCCCTAA
- the queD gene encoding 6-carboxytetrahydropterin synthase QueD has protein sequence MSKGKWKLKVKKDFSSAHQLRNYGGKCENMHGHNFGVEVEIEGDRLDQKVEILMDFKELKKELNEVLDTLDHKHLNSLEYFEHRNPSSENIARYIYEEMKKRVESEHVRMVFASVSEKESSVATYFED, from the coding sequence ATGTCTAAAGGTAAGTGGAAACTCAAGGTAAAGAAGGACTTCAGCTCAGCACACCAACTCCGTAACTACGGCGGAAAGTGCGAAAACATGCACGGCCACAACTTCGGTGTTGAGGTGGAAATTGAAGGAGACCGTCTTGACCAGAAAGTTGAAATTCTCATGGATTTCAAAGAGCTGAAAAAAGAACTCAATGAAGTGCTGGACACTCTGGACCACAAGCACCTGAACAGCCTGGAGTATTTTGAGCACCGCAATCCTTCTTCCGAAAACATTGCCCGTTATATATATGAAGAAATGAAAAAGCGTGTTGAGAGCGAACATGTGCGCATGGTCTTTGCTTCAGTCTCCGAAAAGGAAAGTTCCGTAGCAACATACTTTGAGGACTAG
- a CDS encoding glycosyltransferase, with product MSTNYEAEAIRNGTVLTDIRITSDGRTKHMWGKYGQRREEELAAQLDDSKIPLLVGSGIGVTAQELLKHNTRPLIILDCETEILAASGLKEELRKNPRVIWINTTSPQNAAAHIRELASTSGKEIQLLKNPFYLRLSPFYSQTEKLLIEQEGKAVEFPVWPKFLNEKPRILLLTSQYFLMGEIVAACQRQGVPHMFINMDAKEMELEQFVARVSSAINTFRPDFVLTVNHLGVDQEGVLNTLLHKFQLPLASWFVDNPLLTLPLYQTQATENTTIFTWDADRMDSLREMGFNKIFHLPLGTDQTRFLPSKGCTESKWARDITFVGNSMVHKTAKRMEVARISGLLAEKYQEVAHAFGESNEHSVVNFLENKYPELIPEYEALVIPHRKLAFETLVIWQATLEYRLSCVKQTLDFNPMIVGDDGWKQLLANESTWEYHSELSYYEDLPRFYPCSKINFNCTSQQMKGAVNQRVFDVPACNGFILTDHRYQMERLFEPGKEIAVYNSLEEIPQLIDKYLNDETARKDIVKAARKRILAEHTYDCRIKTLIDCMRQAYC from the coding sequence ATGAGCACAAATTACGAAGCAGAAGCCATCCGGAACGGAACAGTTCTTACCGATATCCGTATCACCTCAGACGGTAGGACAAAACACATGTGGGGCAAATACGGGCAGCGCCGTGAAGAAGAGCTTGCCGCACAACTGGATGACAGTAAAATTCCCCTGCTGGTCGGTTCCGGCATCGGCGTCACCGCGCAGGAACTTCTTAAACACAATACCCGCCCCCTGATCATCCTTGACTGCGAAACAGAAATTCTAGCTGCCAGCGGTTTGAAAGAAGAACTTCGCAAAAATCCCAGGGTAATCTGGATCAATACAACTTCCCCTCAAAACGCTGCAGCGCACATAAGGGAACTGGCTTCCACCTCCGGTAAAGAAATCCAACTGCTCAAAAATCCTTTTTACCTGCGCTTATCTCCCTTCTACAGCCAGACAGAAAAACTTCTCATCGAACAGGAAGGCAAGGCGGTTGAATTCCCTGTCTGGCCCAAGTTTCTAAATGAGAAACCTAGAATCCTGCTCTTAACCAGCCAATATTTCCTCATGGGGGAAATCGTAGCTGCCTGCCAGCGTCAGGGTGTGCCGCACATGTTCATCAACATGGACGCCAAAGAGATGGAACTGGAACAATTTGTGGCTAGAGTTTCATCTGCCATCAACACTTTCAGGCCAGACTTTGTGCTTACGGTCAACCATCTTGGAGTTGATCAGGAAGGAGTCCTGAACACCCTCCTCCATAAATTTCAATTGCCGCTGGCCTCATGGTTTGTGGACAATCCCCTGCTGACTCTGCCCCTTTATCAAACGCAAGCCACTGAAAACACGACCATCTTCACATGGGATGCAGACCGCATGGACTCCCTGCGGGAAATGGGGTTCAACAAAATTTTCCACTTGCCGCTGGGAACCGACCAAACTCGATTCCTCCCCTCCAAGGGATGCACGGAAAGTAAGTGGGCGCGGGATATTACCTTTGTGGGCAACTCCATGGTCCATAAGACAGCCAAAAGGATGGAAGTCGCCAGAATCTCCGGGCTGCTGGCTGAAAAATATCAAGAAGTCGCCCATGCTTTCGGCGAAAGTAATGAACATTCAGTCGTAAATTTTCTGGAAAACAAGTACCCGGAACTTATCCCTGAATACGAGGCCCTCGTAATTCCCCACCGCAAACTTGCCTTTGAAACTCTGGTTATCTGGCAGGCAACGCTCGAATACCGTCTTTCCTGCGTAAAGCAGACTCTGGATTTCAATCCCATGATTGTTGGCGACGACGGATGGAAGCAACTACTGGCAAATGAATCCACATGGGAATACCATAGCGAGCTTTCCTACTACGAGGATTTACCCCGCTTCTACCCCTGCTCCAAAATAAATTTCAACTGCACCAGTCAACAGATGAAAGGAGCTGTAAACCAGCGGGTATTTGATGTCCCTGCCTGTAATGGATTTATCCTCACCGACCACCGTTACCAGATGGAAAGGCTGTTTGAACCGGGCAAGGAAATCGCTGTTTACAATTCGCTGGAGGAAATTCCGCAACTGATCGACAAATATCTGAACGACGAAACTGCGCGCAAAGATATAGTAAAGGCCGCCCGCAAAAGAATACTGGCAGAACATACCTATGACTGCCGAATCAAGACACTTATTGATTGCATGCGACAGGCATATTGTTAG